The following are from one region of the Saccharomyces kudriavzevii IFO 1802 strain IFO1802 genome assembly, chromosome: 12 genome:
- the RPS25B gene encoding 40S ribosomal protein eS25 (similar to Saccharomyces cerevisiae RPS25A (YGR027C) and RPS25B (YLR333C); ancestral locus Anc_4.163) translates to MPPKQQLSKAAKAAAALAGGKKSKKKWSKKSMKDRAQHAVILDQEKYDRILKEVPTYRYVSVSVLVDRLKIGGSLARIALRHLEKEGIIKPISKHSKQAIYTRAAASE, encoded by the coding sequence ATGCCTCCAAAGCAACAATTGTCCAAAGCTGCCAAAGCCGCTGCCGCTCTTGCTGGTGGTAAGAAGTCTAAAAAGAAGTGGTCCAAGAAGTCCATGAAAGACAGAGCTCAACATGCTGTCATCTtggatcaagaaaaatacgaCAGAATCTTGAAGGAAGTCCCAACTTATAGATATGTTTCTGTCTCCGTTTTGGTCGACAGATTAAAGATTGGTGGTTCTCTAGCTAGAATTGCCTTGAGACacttggaaaaagaaggtatCATCAAGCCAATCTCCAAACACTCCAAGCAAGCTATCTACACCAGAGCTGCTGCTTCTGAATAA
- the NUP2 gene encoding nucleoporin NUP2 (similar to Saccharomyces cerevisiae NUP2 (YLR335W); ancestral locus Anc_4.164): MAKRVADAQIQRETYDSNESDDDMTPSTKVASSAVMNRRRIAMPKRRMAFKPFAPAASDESKTASSFNFSKQENNSGTKADNDQTTQYNSKLKALNLQFKSKIDELVSGEPLADLRPFFTKYELYIKNILEVSEESNENSKKSIQEDDNKSARVEEDIKSSDSSSEGEIKVEGPKFTIDTKAPTSDSVFSFGPKKENLKKDESDSESDVEIKGPEFKFSGTVSSDVFKLNANTDKNEKKSETNAKPISLPSAAEQTTDKNSFPSVGSTKENENKNDNVKSSFNFGTGAVVDSQNAKPSFVFGQTAAKPFQEKGFSTFGFAKSENTNDANSDSNSKTESSGDGNDTKPSFAFSIPSKNPDAAKPSFTFGASTSPSGTAEPALSFGSAKSPKRETNMNDGDHIVEKPAFNLVSSIDNEKKGENKEDAKPFFSFGKANGNESKSSDNSAFSSESGNGNDKKEKTKPAFSFGASASTDSNTGSKPSAFIFGSSIATSSTEDAKKPFSFGAASSNGTPSFSFGKATTKSPPSSSTSPTPSIPSTGFKFSLPFEQKVGQAATDEIVEESTIKAAGSDLQGASKADTASEESKPMDLQNGEENEVALFSQRAKLMTFNVETKSYDSKGVGEMKLLRVKNDPSKVRLLCRSDGMGNILLNATVVDSFKYEPLAPGNENLIKTPTVTADGKLITYIVKYKQKEEGRSFMKAIEDAKKEMKN, translated from the coding sequence ATGGCTAAAAGAGTTGCCGATGCACAAATACAGAGGGAAACGTACGATTCTAATGAATCAGACGATGACATGACCCCCTCAACCAAGGTTGCGTCATCAGCCGTCATGAATAGAAGAAGGATCGCTATGCCGAAACGCAGGATGGCCTTCAAACCTTTTGCTCCTGCAGCATCTGATGAAAGTAAGACTGCTAGttcctttaatttttcGAAACAGGAAAATAACAGTGGAACTAAGGCTGATAATGATCAAACCACACAGTATAACTCTAAACTAAAAGCATTAAACCTTCAATTTAAGTCCAAGATAGATGAATTAGTTTCAGGTGAGCCATTAGCAGATTTAAGACCTTTTTTCACGAAATACGAATTATACATCAAGAATATCTTAGAAGTGTCCGAAGAATCCAATGAGAACTCAAAAAAGTCAATTCAAGAGGATGACAATAAATCTGCCAGGGTGGAGGAAGACATAAAGAGCTCAGATTCCTCATCGGAAGGCGAGATTAAAGTTGAAGGACCAAAATTTACAATCGACACGAAGGCGCCTACCTCAGATTCAGTTTTCTCGTTTGGCcccaagaaagaaaacctCAAAAAAGATGAGAGTGATAGCGAAAGTGATGTAGAGATTAAAGGCCCTGAATTTAAGTTTTCCGGAACTGTCTCAAGTGATGTATTTAAGCTGAATGCCAATACcgataaaaatgaaaagaagagcGAAACCAATGCTAAGCCCATTTCATTGCCTTCGGCTGCTGAGCAAACCACGGATAAAAACTCCTTCCCGTCCGTGGGTTCtaccaaagaaaatgagaacAAGAATGATAATGTTAaatcttcattcaattttggAACAGGGGCGGTCGTAGATTCCCAAAATGCTAAACCGTCTTTTGTATTTGGTCAAACGGCGGCTAAACCATTTCAGGAAAAAGGCTTTTCCACCTTTGGTTTCGcaaaaagtgaaaacaCAAATGATGCCAACTCTGATTCTAACTCGAAGACTGAAAGCTCTGGCGATGGCAATGATACAAAACCATCTTTCGCCTTTTCAATACCTAGTAAAAATCCAGATGCAGCTAAGCCATCCTTTACTTTTGGAGCTTCAACTTCTCCCAGTGGAACGGCAGAACCAGCGCTTTCGTTTGGTTCAGCAAAATCACCGAAAAGAGAAACTAATATGAATGACGGAGACCATATTGTTGAGAAACCTGCCTTCAATCTCGTATCTAGTATTGACAACGAGAAAAAAGGAGAGAACAAGGAAGATGCCaagccatttttttcgtttggTAAGGCAAATGGAAATGAAAGCAAAAGTTCCGACAACTCAGCTTTCTCTTCTGAATCTGGCAATGGAAATgataagaaagaaaaaacaaagcctgctttttcctttggtGCTAGTGCTAGTACCGATTCAAACACTGGTAGTAAACCTTCCGCATTTATCTTCGGCTCTTCTATAGCTACTAGCAGTACAGAAGATGCCAAAAAACCTTTCTCATTTGGTGCAGCTTCGTCAAATGGCACTCCTTCATTCTCGTTCGGAAAagcaacaacaaaatcCCCTCCTAGTTCTTCGACATCCCCTACCCCTTCTATACCATCAACGGGATTTAAGTTTTCACTGCCATTTGAACAGAAGGTAGGCCAAGCTGCAACAGATGAAATTGTAGAAGAATCAACAATAAAAGCTGCAGGAAGTGACCTGCAAGGTGCAAGCAAGGCAGACACAGCCTCAGAAGAATCAAAACCAATGGATTTACAGAATGGCGAGGAAAATGAGGTCGCTTTATTCTCGCAACGAGCAAAATTAATGACTTTCAACGTCGAAACCAAATCATATGATTCTAAGGGCGTGGGTGAAATGAAGCTTCTACGGGTGAAGAATGATCCCTCTAAAGTTCGTCTGCTTTGTAGATCTGACGGCATGGGTAACATATTACTCAATGCAACTGTTGTAGACTCATTCAAATATGAACCTCTAGCTCcaggaaatgaaaatttaaTCAAAACACCTACAGTCACGGCTGATGGAAAGTTAATAACTTACATCGTCAAATATAAACAGAAGGAAGAAGGTCGCTCATTCATGAAAGCGATCGAAGATgctaaaaaagaaatgaaaaattaa
- the SGD1 gene encoding Sgd1p (similar to Saccharomyces cerevisiae SGD1 (YLR336C); ancestral locus Anc_4.165): MQKTDGIRIPGVILDELKTLDYSQDERFSIAEGKKRKRGNGKHMSRKEKRKMERAEKKRKSIPNREGALTGLKPTSTFEKRRLNAGNIDVVKQVNGRRSVSSDESETNENSDSDDQFSNEGLDEGLKIDGDKAMSVEETMKELKILKLKKKSGKTAEKTRKLEGKAGIKKNVQSEDIGEDNVHYPLAPSDRVALERDEMNMQYYAKKLGLKGERRTIRAKDEFDAIGGLLEGLDYFENYGKNDEEYGDFAAESNRMKDDEDVSDMAFSSDGDFSASNFEDSGELGESDNDSIMNSEDNETKGKENPYVAPAQPESYVPPSLRKKLDDDENNATLSEIRKRVNSSLNKLSDTNINIIITELNGLYDSLPRQYVTESLSKGILNIICQNQKLLDGFIMNYAGVVYALWKLRGIEMGAFFIQKTVETFLQHYEEEKESILKNQQDKFVSKICSNIVTLLSYCYNFGFVSCCLIYDIIRIFVADPNEFATELLLRVISVSGQLIRGDDPSALRDIRSDLLKNAKDLQEQSPRLRFLMDTMSDLKNNRLKPSILATDHHLLKKSLQSTLKASTSQEALQVSLDDIKNIDTKGKWWLIGASWRGNMENAFETPNDNDNTSKSKKSKIIIEDDLLDDIPDWNVIARQQRMNTDIRRAIFISIMSAQDYLDAFSKLEKLSLKNKQVLEIPKIILHCLLSDSGSNGYNHYYALVANKICERYSHLPKSFQFLFWDAIKNFEDKEVDSQSDADEEDELDDNKKLISISNQGRFFGSLLADDILKLDAFKHVPFMGGLNTEGMLFMEILLFQLFLAVAKKSETKQKKNENGTRRIVYSDDLLRTVLTKNVKAENMPFILKGLKWFINKKFKYRNFLPGNKGDKAFDRDERRLVWASEAARSILDKELESIDL; encoded by the coding sequence ATGCAGAAAACAGACGGTATTAGAATTCCAGGTGTTATTCTGGACGAGCTAAAAACTCTCGACTACAGTCAGGATGAAAGGTTTTCTATTGCAGAAGGtaaaaagaggaaaagaggGAATGGTAAACATATGAGTcgtaaagaaaagagaaaaatggagagggctgaaaaaaaacggAAGAGTATACCAAACAGGGAAGGGGCTCTGACCGGGTTGAAACCAACATCAACCtttgagaaaagaaggttGAATGCAGGTAACATAGATGTTGTCAAACAAGTTAATGGTAGACGTTCAGTTTCCTCTGACGAATCAGAAACAAACGAAAACTCGGATAGTGACGACCAGTTTAGTAATGAAGGATTAGACGAAGGACTTAAAATAGATGGTGATAAAGCAATGTCTGTCGAAGAAACGATGAAGGaactgaaaatattgaaactgaaaaaaaaaagtggaaaaacAGCTGAAAAGACACGAAAACTTGAGGGGAAAGCAGgtataaaaaagaatgtcCAAAGTGAAGACATAGGTGAGGATAATGTACATTACCCACTGGCCCCTTCGGACAGAGTAGCGCTCGAAAGAGACGAAATGAATATGCAATattatgcaaaaaaattaggTCTGAAGGGAGAGAGGAGAACCATACGTGCAAAAGACGAATTTGATGCAATTGGTGGACTTCTAGAAGGCTTAGACTATTTTGAGAATTACGGTAAAAACGACGAAGAATATGGAGATTTTGCCGCAGAATCCAATCGAAtgaaagatgatgaagacgtAAGTGATATGGCCTTTTCTTCTGATGGTGATTTCTCCGCATCGAATTTCGAAGACTCCGGTGAACTGGGTGAGTCTGACAATGACAGCATTATGAATTCAGAGGATAAtgaaacaaaaggaaaggaAAATCCGTATGTTGCTCCAGCGCAGCCTGAGAGTTATGTTCCACCATCCCTGAGAAAGAAAttagatgatgatgagaaTAATGCTACTTTATCTGAAATTAGGAAAAGGGttaattcttcattaaaCAAGCTTTCAGACACAAACATTAACATCATTATTACTGAGTTGAATGGCTTGTATGATTCGCTTCCTAGGCAGTACGTTACAGAATCGCTAAGTAAAGGTATACTGAACATCATATGCCAAAACCAGAAGTTGTTAGATGGATTCATAATGAACTATGCTGGGGTTGTATACGCCTTATGGAAACTAAGGGGTATTGAGATGGgtgctttttttattcagaAAACGGTAGAAACATTTTTGCAACAttatgaagaagaaaaggaaagcatattgaaaaatcagCAGGACAAATTCGTCTCTAAAATATGCAGCAACATTGTGACCCTATTATCGTATTGTTACAACTTTGGATTTGTTTCATGTTGCTTAATTTACGACATTATTCGTATATTCGTAGCAGATCCTAACGAATTTGCTACAGAATTACTTTTAAGAGTTATCTCCGTTTCAGGGCAACTAATCCGTGGTGATGATCCCTCTGCTTTGCGAGATATACGGTCAGATCTGCTGAAGAATGCTAAGGATTTACAAGAGCAGAGTCCAAGATTAAGATTTTTAATGGATACCATGTCTGATCTGAAAAACAACAGGTTGAAACCTTCAATTTTAGCGACTGACCATCatttactgaaaaaaagtttgcaGAGTACTTTAAAGGCATCTACTTCTCAGGAAGCTTTGCAGGTATCTCTCGATGacatcaaaaatattgacACCAAAGGAAAATGGTGGTTGATTGGTGCTTCTTGGCGAGGTAACATGGAAAATGCTTTCGAAACTccaaatgataatgataatactAGTAAATCTAAGAAATCTAAAATTATAATTGAGGATGATCTTCTTGACGATATTCCAGACTGGAACGTCATTGCCAGGCAACAGCGTATGAATACTGATATTCGTAGGGCAATATTTATAAGTATTATGTCGGCACAAGACTACTTAGATGCGTTTAGCAAGCTGGAAAAGTTAAGCCTAAAAAATAAGcaagttcttgaaattccaaaaattatATTACACTGTCTTTTGTCTGATAGTGGATCTAACGGTTATAATCACTATTATGCGTTAGTAGCGAATAAAATCTGTGAAAGGTACAGTCATTTACcaaaatcttttcaattcctATTTTGGGACGCAATAAAAAACTTTGAAGACAAAGAAGTTGACTCTCAAAGCGATGCtgatgaggaagatgagttagatgataataaaaaactgATCAGCATCTCTAATCAAGGAAGATTTTTTGGGTCATTACTCGctgatgatattttgaaattagaTGCTTTTAAGCATGTTCCATTCATGGGTGGGCTAAATACGGAGGGAATGTTATTTATGGAGATTCTACTGTTTCAGTTATTTTTGGCTGTTGctaaaaaaagtgaaacaaaacaaaaaaaaaatgaaaatggaacTAGACGTATTGTCTATTCAGATGACCTTTTGCGTACTGTTTTAACAAAAAATGTCAAGGCAGAGAATATGccttttattcttaaagGCTTGAAATGGTTCATCAACAAGAAATTTAAATACCgtaattttcttccaggCAATAAAGGTGATAAGGCCTTTGACAGAGATGAAAGAAGATTAGTTTGGGCTTCAGAAGCAGCGAGGTCGATTTTAGATAAGGAGTTGGAAAGTATAGATTTGTAG